One segment of Rhodopirellula baltica SH 1 DNA contains the following:
- a CDS encoding FG-GAP-like repeat-containing protein produces MKLSSIRFDGTFTHQLLIVVLGFAFSSASGCGGSGTEQGSPNKQAPLADPTDKPRPQPESEPFEESRLVDIAKEFDELLRTAKFAEAESLLKNAIEQNPDDITARRLMAQMLSAQGRRIEASHHVRHLIRLRVIQQYELLSLIDLSGPFGLVNYGEMPGMAPDTLFGLGEARRVYFSPRAEVDEVLSMLMKVRRQHPDHSTVVALTGRVLAENARWSELQEWIAELPEDAKKVGPVAANDSGIAGVNRPMTLRDEPEFWIAIGFWLDHGGLHEEAVNAWTETLRRDPTNRAALRLIVSTTEKHLPKSSRWSKELPRLRQWIGDLDKVFRLARDADAEQAAWIAERMQSWFRPWESAAWMMRVAQLTDQVAAVVPELDQRRASLMAWESQATELQAQQARLQRSMGFAPSPFEMPPLSESIAMDGTADESSRSPLVFQNVASELGINTEFSTGYPADGKEFYLHQANGVGLAALDYDLDGRCDTYFARAGGDPNKLNSLANQLYRQLPSGNFEEVTEVCRADDRGFGQGICVGDVNQDGFPDILVANIGRNSVYINQGDGTFQTDPKLINGNEERWTSSLGLADLNGDALPELVEINYIDDPLAFEVMCSPPFENCQPQSYRVAQDYVYEMQPDGTLSPWQTVCDAMSERPKLGFGVIIGNFDDRCGNDFFVSNDGDLNHFWISKCSAGPTGGEIAGGDTELKSPTITTMIENAGLAGCAVGRSGIGEACMGIAAGDFNRDGRLDLHVTNFHKESVNLFVQTAGGFFADEALSFGLDTPSRSTTGFGTRAVDFDNDGWLDLAVLNGHLFNNISQSVPFKMLPQLFRGGERGFVSESPQASGSYFACEQIGRTLTSLDFNNDGRLDLLANHLDQPVALLRNETPSKDSVQLEVVGKYSEKAAVGAVVTLTYNTEATAKELTSFVVSGGGYMGTGQAVMHVGLGETDGTVTLNISWPSGVKDTIEGLAVNKRYQILESSGVINATRYAR; encoded by the coding sequence ATGAAGTTATCTTCGATTCGATTCGATGGCACGTTCACGCATCAGTTGCTGATCGTTGTCTTGGGATTCGCGTTTTCCTCTGCAAGCGGCTGTGGCGGATCGGGGACGGAACAAGGCTCGCCGAACAAACAGGCCCCGCTTGCTGACCCGACCGATAAACCTCGCCCCCAACCAGAATCCGAGCCTTTCGAGGAATCTCGTTTGGTCGATATCGCCAAGGAGTTCGACGAGTTGCTCCGGACGGCCAAATTTGCCGAAGCTGAATCTCTTCTGAAGAATGCGATCGAACAGAACCCCGACGATATCACGGCGCGTCGACTGATGGCTCAAATGTTGAGTGCGCAAGGGCGACGCATTGAGGCCAGTCACCACGTCCGACATCTGATTCGCTTGCGAGTCATTCAACAATACGAATTGCTCAGTCTCATCGATCTAAGCGGCCCCTTTGGGTTGGTGAACTACGGTGAGATGCCAGGAATGGCCCCGGATACCTTGTTTGGTTTGGGGGAAGCCCGCCGTGTCTATTTCTCACCGCGTGCTGAAGTGGACGAAGTTCTGTCCATGCTGATGAAAGTTCGTCGTCAACACCCTGATCACTCGACCGTTGTGGCGCTTACCGGTCGTGTTTTGGCGGAGAACGCGAGATGGAGCGAATTGCAAGAGTGGATTGCGGAACTACCGGAGGACGCGAAGAAAGTGGGACCGGTTGCTGCGAACGATAGCGGTATCGCAGGCGTGAATCGGCCCATGACTCTAAGAGACGAACCGGAGTTTTGGATCGCGATTGGATTTTGGTTGGACCACGGGGGATTGCACGAAGAAGCGGTCAACGCTTGGACGGAGACGCTTCGGCGTGATCCGACCAACCGGGCGGCGCTTCGATTGATTGTTTCGACGACCGAGAAACATCTGCCGAAAAGCTCACGTTGGAGCAAAGAGCTCCCGCGTCTTCGTCAGTGGATCGGTGATCTCGACAAAGTCTTTCGCCTAGCGCGAGATGCTGACGCAGAGCAAGCGGCATGGATCGCTGAACGCATGCAAAGCTGGTTTCGGCCCTGGGAATCGGCGGCTTGGATGATGAGAGTGGCTCAACTCACCGATCAGGTAGCGGCTGTTGTGCCGGAACTCGATCAACGTCGCGCATCTTTGATGGCTTGGGAATCTCAAGCAACCGAATTGCAGGCCCAGCAGGCCCGACTGCAGCGATCGATGGGGTTCGCACCCAGTCCGTTTGAAATGCCACCGTTGAGCGAATCCATTGCGATGGACGGTACAGCCGACGAATCCTCACGTTCTCCTCTCGTGTTTCAAAATGTCGCTTCGGAGCTGGGCATCAACACCGAGTTCTCTACGGGCTACCCGGCAGATGGCAAAGAATTCTATCTTCATCAAGCCAATGGCGTTGGTCTCGCGGCCTTGGATTACGACCTGGATGGCCGCTGTGATACCTATTTCGCCCGAGCAGGAGGCGACCCGAACAAGCTGAACTCGCTGGCAAATCAGCTTTATCGCCAATTACCAAGCGGCAACTTCGAGGAAGTGACTGAGGTCTGTCGTGCTGATGATCGCGGGTTTGGTCAAGGGATTTGCGTTGGTGATGTGAACCAAGATGGATTCCCGGACATTCTCGTTGCGAACATCGGTCGAAACAGCGTTTATATCAATCAAGGCGATGGTACCTTCCAAACCGATCCCAAGTTGATCAACGGAAACGAAGAACGTTGGACATCGAGTTTGGGCCTCGCAGATCTGAACGGGGATGCTCTGCCCGAGTTGGTCGAAATCAACTACATCGACGATCCGTTGGCTTTCGAAGTGATGTGCTCCCCCCCGTTCGAAAATTGCCAACCACAAAGCTATCGCGTCGCTCAGGACTATGTTTATGAGATGCAGCCCGATGGGACGTTGAGTCCGTGGCAAACCGTTTGCGACGCAATGTCCGAGCGACCGAAGCTCGGTTTCGGTGTCATCATTGGGAATTTCGACGATCGTTGTGGCAACGACTTCTTCGTTTCCAATGACGGAGACCTTAACCATTTCTGGATCTCAAAATGTTCCGCTGGCCCCACGGGTGGTGAAATAGCGGGGGGGGATACCGAGCTAAAGTCCCCAACCATCACGACAATGATTGAGAATGCTGGTTTAGCCGGTTGTGCAGTGGGGCGAAGCGGAATTGGCGAGGCATGCATGGGCATCGCTGCGGGCGACTTCAACCGAGACGGTCGTTTGGACCTTCATGTCACGAACTTTCATAAAGAGTCCGTCAATCTATTTGTCCAAACCGCTGGTGGCTTCTTTGCGGATGAGGCATTGTCGTTTGGTTTGGATACCCCTTCGAGATCAACGACTGGCTTTGGAACCCGAGCCGTCGACTTCGACAACGACGGGTGGTTGGACCTTGCCGTATTGAATGGACACCTGTTTAACAATATTTCTCAAAGTGTCCCATTCAAAATGCTTCCGCAATTGTTCCGAGGAGGAGAGCGTGGGTTTGTATCAGAGTCTCCCCAAGCGAGCGGTTCATATTTCGCATGTGAACAAATTGGTCGTACGCTCACCTCATTGGACTTCAACAACGACGGAAGGCTTGACCTGCTTGCAAATCACCTTGATCAGCCGGTTGCACTATTAAGGAATGAAACCCCTTCGAAAGACTCTGTGCAACTCGAGGTTGTCGGAAAATACAGCGAAAAAGCCGCTGTCGGTGCCGTCGTGACGTTGACTTATAATACGGAAGCCACCGCTAAAGAACTGACATCGTTCGTTGTTTCGGGCGGGGGGTACATGGGCACCGGACAGGCGGTGATGCATGTCGGATTAGGTGAAACAGACGGGACCGTGACTCTTAATATCAGCTGGCCGTCAGGGGTGAAAGATACCATTGAAGGATTGGCGGTTAACAAACGGTATCAAATCTTAGAAAGCTCTGGCGTGATCAACGCCACTCGCTATGCTAGGTAG
- a CDS encoding DUF1559 domain-containing protein produces the protein MKSNQTRQGFTLVELLVVIAIIGVLVGLLLPAVQAAREAARRMSCSNNFKQMGLGLHNYHAAYNKLPKHKGGTHIDGGNNYTHNRGYLSFLVGILPFVEQQAMWETISNPFNFDRNGNVLTPPNTYAAMGGTPWNEDYQPWLTQVPMYRCPSDPVVPAGTQVAFSNYAACTGDAFFEQHHNGIQDGNGQPSGDGTWGSTAGNRWARGAFHGRNFTGFRDILDGLSNTILCGEIVVGNGNREIFSSIHRDGNVANQPPSYWATSGVIDPARPQFWSDSANWDGNANHQRGRRWADGRPTYTSFMTIGPPNSYNVCRGEGNFGIYSAASRHQGGVHILMGDGAVKFVTSSIDSGNQDHVAYGRDNGDGRGANGGAGRESPYGLWGALGTKGMKEVISTEF, from the coding sequence ATGAAAAGCAATCAAACCCGACAGGGTTTCACCCTTGTCGAACTCCTGGTCGTTATCGCGATCATTGGAGTCCTTGTTGGGCTCCTATTGCCGGCTGTTCAAGCCGCCCGCGAGGCCGCGCGACGTATGAGTTGTAGTAACAACTTTAAGCAGATGGGCCTTGGACTGCACAACTATCACGCCGCTTATAACAAGCTTCCGAAGCACAAGGGTGGGACGCACATTGATGGGGGTAACAACTACACCCACAACCGCGGCTACCTCTCGTTCTTGGTCGGTATCTTGCCATTCGTTGAGCAGCAGGCCATGTGGGAAACCATTTCCAACCCGTTCAATTTTGATCGGAATGGCAATGTGTTGACACCTCCGAATACCTACGCGGCAATGGGTGGCACGCCTTGGAATGAGGATTATCAACCATGGTTGACTCAGGTACCGATGTATCGATGCCCGAGCGACCCAGTTGTTCCAGCAGGAACGCAGGTTGCATTTTCGAATTATGCCGCTTGCACCGGCGACGCGTTCTTCGAGCAGCATCACAATGGCATCCAAGACGGGAACGGTCAGCCTAGCGGTGACGGTACCTGGGGATCCACCGCTGGAAATCGTTGGGCACGTGGAGCGTTTCACGGTCGTAACTTCACTGGATTCCGTGACATCCTGGACGGTTTGTCAAACACCATTTTGTGTGGCGAGATCGTTGTCGGAAACGGCAACCGTGAGATCTTTAGCTCGATCCACCGCGATGGAAACGTTGCCAACCAACCACCAAGCTATTGGGCAACATCTGGCGTCATCGATCCAGCACGTCCGCAGTTTTGGTCCGATAGCGCGAACTGGGACGGCAACGCCAACCACCAGCGGGGCCGACGTTGGGCTGACGGTCGCCCGACATACACTTCGTTCATGACGATTGGGCCACCTAATAGCTACAACGTTTGTCGTGGCGAAGGAAACTTCGGGATCTATTCGGCGGCGAGTCGTCACCAGGGCGGTGTTCATATCCTGATGGGTGACGGTGCAGTGAAGTTTGTCACGTCGTCGATTGATTCCGGAAACCAAGACCACGTCGCCTATGGTCGTGACAATGGTGACGGACGTGGTGCGAACGGTGGTGCCGGGCGTGAAAGCCCGTACGGGCTGTGGGGTGCGTTGGGCACCAAAGGCATGAAAGAAGTGATCAGCACCGAGTTCTAA
- a CDS encoding DUF1559 domain-containing protein, whose translation MIKSELRSDRQAFTLVELLVVIAIIGVLVGLLLPAVQAAREAARRMSCGNNMKQLGLSIHNYHSAFNGLPPNGGGTDNTAGSQPTQNGNAGNGRRISWLIPILPYVEQQALWEQISNPMDSDGDGTINYPAMGPRAWDRNYTPWMTDIGTFRCPSDPGVGSPAMGRSNYVCSYGDGLHYGDVGPLNASNGFHYEDSGRANQVNQSLRGFFIFRNTVNGIKGLGQARTRPLMRFRDVTDGLSNTVMLGEMATHVNPRAINTDAAVGPGFRPLGEDPGWADTTNAKDPARPQFWVDATDSIVRNLNSGYGRGFRWADAATIYSAFNTILPPNREMVMPNRSDSAWCVAPPSSQHQGGVHVVLGDGAVKFITDSIDAGNIHAEVIWSANNPGAESPYGVWGALGTRNGKETIEGAF comes from the coding sequence ATGATCAAGTCAGAATTGAGGAGCGATCGACAAGCGTTCACGCTGGTCGAATTGTTGGTGGTGATTGCCATCATCGGAGTTTTGGTGGGGCTACTGTTACCCGCCGTTCAAGCGGCTCGAGAAGCTGCACGGCGGATGAGTTGCGGCAACAACATGAAGCAACTTGGGCTGTCGATCCACAACTATCACAGTGCATTCAACGGTTTACCGCCGAATGGTGGCGGGACCGACAACACTGCTGGTAGCCAGCCGACTCAAAATGGCAACGCGGGGAACGGTCGACGCATCAGTTGGCTCATTCCTATTTTGCCCTACGTTGAGCAACAAGCGTTATGGGAGCAGATCAGCAATCCGATGGATTCGGATGGCGACGGTACGATCAATTATCCAGCCATGGGCCCGCGGGCGTGGGATCGCAACTACACGCCGTGGATGACCGACATCGGTACCTTCCGTTGCCCAAGTGATCCAGGGGTCGGTTCGCCAGCGATGGGAAGAAGCAACTACGTTTGTAGTTACGGTGATGGATTGCATTACGGCGACGTTGGCCCTCTCAACGCATCAAACGGGTTTCATTACGAAGACAGTGGACGTGCAAACCAAGTCAACCAGTCGTTGCGGGGGTTCTTCATCTTCCGCAATACGGTGAACGGCATCAAGGGATTGGGGCAGGCTCGAACTCGACCGCTCATGCGTTTCCGTGACGTCACGGACGGGCTGAGCAACACGGTCATGTTGGGCGAGATGGCGACGCACGTGAACCCACGTGCGATCAACACTGACGCAGCAGTCGGTCCTGGGTTTCGGCCATTGGGGGAAGATCCAGGTTGGGCAGACACGACCAATGCGAAGGATCCCGCCCGGCCACAATTTTGGGTGGACGCTACTGACTCAATCGTTCGTAACCTGAATTCGGGTTATGGACGTGGCTTCCGTTGGGCAGATGCCGCGACGATCTATTCTGCGTTCAACACGATTCTTCCACCAAACCGCGAGATGGTGATGCCAAACCGCTCTGACTCGGCTTGGTGCGTCGCGCCACCTAGCAGCCAACACCAGGGTGGTGTTCATGTCGTGCTCGGTGACGGAGCGGTGAAGTTCATCACAGATAGCATTGATGCGGGGAATATCCACGCAGAAGTGATTTGGAGTGCGAACAACCCTGGGGCGGAATCGCCTTACGGTGTTTGGGGTGCACTGGGTACACGGAACGGTAAAGAGACGATCGAAGGAGCCTTCTGA
- a CDS encoding sulfatase-like hydrolase/transferase, with product MIRPRLPFHQFEASLLWLPCSLLVFMVFATSLSSVASAANQQRPNVVLVFIDDMGWEDFSCFGNHDAQTPRIDQMAREGVRFEQFYVNSPICSPSRTAISTGQYPQRWRIGSFLNNRDHNNERGIAQWLDPAAPMLARSLQQSGYATGHFGKWHMGGQRNVDDAPYITEYGFDESLTNFEGMGPKLLPLTMKPGDDEPGRIWADAERLGEGYRWMLRSKITGGFVDAAIPFIDRAQKNNQPFYVNLWPDDVHSPFWPPVDEWADGKRGLYLSVLEEMDRQLGKLFDRIRNDEALRNNTLVLICSDNGPEQGAGSAGPFRGHKTHLYEGGIRSSMVAWGPGIVTRTNAVDTTSVFSAIDLVPTLLDITGTKHPHDATFDGESLASAFTGDGQSRNAPIFFRRPPDRDSYYGVDDLPDLAMRKGKWKLLCEYDGSSAELYDLDTDRGETTDVSAEHPDTVAEMTKNLVAWHRSMPNDNGATYRVKTKKKGRSR from the coding sequence ATGATTCGTCCCCGCCTTCCGTTCCATCAATTCGAGGCGTCCCTATTGTGGTTGCCCTGTAGTTTGTTGGTTTTCATGGTTTTCGCTACCAGCCTATCCTCGGTCGCCTCAGCGGCGAACCAACAACGCCCGAATGTGGTGCTCGTGTTTATCGACGACATGGGATGGGAAGACTTTTCGTGTTTCGGCAACCATGACGCTCAAACACCTCGCATCGACCAAATGGCTCGCGAGGGCGTGAGGTTCGAACAGTTTTATGTGAACTCACCAATCTGTTCGCCATCGAGAACCGCGATTTCCACCGGGCAATACCCGCAGCGTTGGCGCATTGGTTCATTCCTAAACAATCGCGATCACAACAACGAACGAGGCATCGCTCAATGGCTCGATCCAGCCGCACCGATGCTGGCAAGATCACTCCAACAATCGGGCTATGCGACCGGGCACTTCGGCAAATGGCACATGGGCGGCCAGCGAAATGTCGACGACGCACCCTACATCACCGAGTATGGCTTTGACGAGTCGCTGACGAATTTCGAGGGGATGGGGCCGAAGCTCTTGCCACTCACGATGAAGCCTGGTGACGACGAGCCCGGCCGGATTTGGGCGGACGCCGAACGACTGGGTGAGGGATATCGCTGGATGCTGCGATCCAAAATCACTGGCGGCTTCGTCGACGCTGCCATCCCGTTCATCGATCGAGCCCAGAAAAACAATCAACCCTTCTACGTCAACCTTTGGCCCGATGATGTGCACTCACCGTTCTGGCCACCGGTCGATGAGTGGGCCGATGGGAAACGCGGTTTGTACCTCTCGGTCCTCGAAGAGATGGATCGCCAATTGGGAAAGCTATTTGACCGGATTCGAAACGACGAAGCCTTACGAAACAACACGCTCGTCCTAATTTGCTCGGACAACGGTCCCGAACAAGGTGCGGGGTCGGCAGGTCCTTTCCGAGGTCACAAGACGCACCTGTACGAAGGAGGCATTCGCTCATCAATGGTTGCCTGGGGGCCCGGCATCGTGACTCGCACCAATGCCGTCGACACGACGTCCGTCTTCTCAGCAATCGATTTGGTTCCAACCCTTTTGGATATCACTGGGACCAAACATCCGCACGACGCAACGTTTGATGGCGAGTCGCTTGCATCGGCCTTCACCGGCGACGGTCAATCGCGAAACGCACCGATCTTCTTTCGACGCCCACCAGACCGCGACTCGTATTACGGAGTGGACGACCTTCCCGATTTGGCGATGCGGAAAGGCAAATGGAAGCTGCTGTGCGAATACGACGGATCCTCCGCGGAACTGTACGACCTCGACACCGACCGAGGCGAAACCACCGACGTCTCGGCTGAACACCCCGACACAGTGGCCGAGATGACAAAGAATCTTGTTGCCTGGCACCGCTCGATGCCCAACGACAACGGCGCCACCTATCGCGTGAAGACAAAAAAGAAAGGCCGCTCCCGTTAA
- a CDS encoding glycoside hydrolase family 2 protein, with product MKIDGFKFPSKHLIMLSGLFLSLSCSVATGQEISDKWKFQLNDPGEDWQRSNFDDSAWSDAAGGFGTHGTPAARIGHVWDTDSIWLRKSFELKSVPAKPALLVHHDEDAEVYLNGKLVAKLSGYSTQYHTLPLKPAEASALRVGTNLMAVHCVQKTGGQFIDVHVVDSQNVPTLPKPELSTKPFQSELITKWGAEVTAENAWTEYPRPQLQRSNWTNLNGTWAYAITSKKSEMPAEWAGEILVPFPLESKLGGVQRLLDSEESLWYRRSFEGTPTEGKRTLLNFEAVDYQCEAFVNGKPVGSHTGGNTPFTFDITDAVKDGRNELIVRVEDATEEWQLRGKQTLNARGIWYTQVSGIWQTVWMEEVASQHINDLKIKTDAQAGSITIAVDREGNAPVKIEVRDNGEVVASATGNTESVTLSIPDAKLWSPDSPHLYTIDATMLDGQGATLDQVTSYTGIRDVGKVKDADGNWRFTLNGEVIFHWGPLDQGWWPDGLLTPPSDEAMLFDIEWLKSAGFNIIRKHIKVEPRRYYYHCDRLGMMVWQDQVSGGSGEGAWPKWTRLAPNPSEATWPNEPHAQFMRELEWMIDSLENHPSIVCWVPFNEAWGQHLTMEVGKWMVERDPSRLINIASGGNFWPVGDIVDEHRYPHPGFPFDLNTNGRFDNFIKVIGEFGGHGYPVQGHLWDANRRNWGYGGLPQTKAEYKERYTTSIDKLKELQQQGIAAGIYTQTTDVEGEINGLMTYDRKVIKIPAEELAELHEPLLDPAE from the coding sequence ATGAAGATTGATGGTTTCAAGTTCCCATCGAAGCATCTGATAATGCTGAGTGGACTGTTTCTCTCGCTCTCTTGTTCCGTCGCAACCGGGCAGGAAATCAGCGACAAGTGGAAGTTTCAGCTGAACGATCCCGGCGAAGACTGGCAGCGATCCAATTTCGACGATTCAGCCTGGTCGGACGCGGCCGGTGGATTCGGGACGCATGGAACTCCCGCCGCCCGAATCGGTCATGTTTGGGACACAGACTCAATCTGGCTGCGGAAGTCGTTTGAACTCAAATCGGTACCTGCGAAACCAGCTCTCTTGGTGCATCACGACGAAGACGCCGAAGTCTATCTGAATGGAAAGCTGGTCGCCAAGCTGAGCGGATACAGCACTCAATACCACACGCTTCCGCTCAAACCCGCAGAAGCCTCGGCACTTCGCGTCGGTACAAACCTGATGGCGGTGCACTGCGTGCAAAAGACCGGCGGACAGTTCATCGATGTTCACGTGGTCGATTCACAGAACGTTCCAACACTTCCCAAGCCGGAACTCAGCACCAAGCCATTTCAATCAGAACTGATCACAAAGTGGGGAGCCGAAGTCACCGCGGAAAACGCATGGACCGAATACCCACGACCTCAGCTGCAACGATCCAATTGGACCAACCTGAACGGCACTTGGGCCTACGCGATCACTTCCAAGAAATCAGAGATGCCGGCCGAATGGGCAGGCGAAATTTTGGTTCCCTTTCCGCTTGAATCGAAACTTGGCGGCGTCCAACGCTTGCTCGATTCCGAGGAGTCGCTGTGGTATCGACGCAGCTTTGAGGGGACTCCGACCGAGGGCAAACGAACCCTTCTGAACTTCGAAGCGGTCGACTACCAGTGTGAAGCCTTCGTCAATGGAAAGCCCGTTGGATCGCACACGGGAGGCAACACGCCATTCACTTTTGATATCACCGATGCGGTGAAGGACGGCCGGAACGAACTGATCGTCCGTGTCGAGGATGCGACAGAAGAGTGGCAGTTGCGTGGAAAACAAACTCTGAACGCTCGCGGAATCTGGTACACGCAAGTCTCGGGGATATGGCAGACCGTTTGGATGGAAGAGGTCGCTTCGCAACACATCAACGATCTGAAAATCAAGACAGACGCACAGGCTGGTTCCATAACGATTGCCGTCGATCGAGAAGGCAATGCACCGGTCAAGATCGAAGTGAGAGATAACGGCGAGGTCGTTGCGTCGGCAACAGGCAACACCGAATCAGTGACGTTGTCGATTCCAGACGCAAAGCTTTGGTCCCCCGACTCACCGCACCTGTACACGATCGATGCGACAATGCTCGACGGCCAAGGTGCTACGCTTGACCAAGTCACATCCTACACTGGAATTCGCGATGTCGGCAAAGTCAAAGATGCCGATGGGAACTGGCGTTTCACCTTGAACGGCGAAGTCATCTTCCACTGGGGACCGCTCGACCAAGGATGGTGGCCTGACGGGTTGCTCACTCCACCATCGGACGAAGCGATGTTGTTCGACATCGAATGGTTGAAGTCAGCCGGCTTCAACATAATTCGCAAACACATCAAGGTCGAACCTCGCCGTTACTACTACCACTGCGATCGGTTGGGCATGATGGTCTGGCAAGACCAAGTCAGCGGTGGTTCCGGTGAAGGTGCTTGGCCGAAATGGACGCGTCTTGCCCCCAATCCTTCCGAAGCGACCTGGCCGAACGAGCCTCACGCGCAATTCATGCGTGAACTGGAATGGATGATCGATTCGTTGGAGAATCATCCGTCGATCGTATGCTGGGTCCCATTTAACGAAGCGTGGGGCCAGCATCTGACAATGGAAGTCGGCAAATGGATGGTCGAACGTGATCCTTCACGTCTGATCAACATCGCCAGCGGTGGTAACTTTTGGCCGGTTGGTGACATCGTTGACGAGCACCGATATCCACACCCTGGATTCCCATTCGACCTGAATACGAATGGCCGTTTTGACAATTTCATCAAGGTGATTGGTGAATTCGGCGGTCATGGCTACCCCGTTCAAGGACACCTGTGGGACGCCAATCGTCGCAACTGGGGCTACGGCGGGTTGCCTCAAACCAAAGCCGAATACAAAGAACGTTACACAACGTCGATCGACAAGCTGAAAGAGCTTCAGCAACAAGGAATTGCTGCAGGCATCTATACGCAAACAACGGATGTCGAAGGTGAAATCAACGGACTGATGACATACGATCGAAAGGTGATCAAGATCCCAGCAGAAGAATTGGCTGAGCTTCACGAACCATTGCTTGATCCCGCCGAATGA
- a CDS encoding carboxymuconolactone decarboxylase family protein — translation MPKESKPTEDATQMLAEIEAFESAYGYNADYMKDLFARSPESFRRFRAARPMTMHYDQLTAEAYFTAAITVMQQEDCSGCLELNVKMAKEAGVSEQLIEQMVESPERLPAELKDVRDHTLNCLGAGAIDEEVALRIERHFGEAAFGELAIAIVGVRIYPGLKRALMKMQSCHMPHNAAGE, via the coding sequence ATGCCAAAGGAAAGCAAACCCACCGAGGACGCTACCCAAATGCTTGCAGAGATCGAAGCGTTCGAGTCAGCGTATGGGTACAACGCTGATTACATGAAGGATTTGTTTGCACGGTCGCCTGAATCATTCCGGCGTTTTCGTGCGGCGCGGCCAATGACGATGCACTACGATCAGCTGACCGCGGAGGCCTACTTCACCGCCGCGATCACCGTGATGCAACAGGAAGATTGCAGCGGCTGTTTGGAACTGAACGTCAAAATGGCGAAGGAAGCGGGGGTCTCCGAGCAACTCATTGAGCAGATGGTCGAGTCGCCGGAACGCTTGCCGGCGGAGCTGAAGGACGTACGTGACCACACGCTGAATTGCTTGGGAGCCGGAGCCATCGACGAAGAGGTGGCTCTTCGTATTGAACGGCATTTTGGAGAAGCTGCATTTGGTGAACTCGCCATTGCCATCGTGGGCGTCAGAATCTATCCCGGTCTCAAACGTGCGTTGATGAAGATGCAAAGTTGTCACATGCCACACAACGCTGCGGGCGAGTAG
- a CDS encoding DUF1853 family protein, which translates to MVNSPSLISPAAECPTLAVARIDRPHLRSFMEKCTSTKVGPYFERLIFYWLKHIRGLQILAHGLPVREQGKTLGEIDFLFIDERGRLTHWEVAVKFYLYLTGQPCRGSHFVGPNSRDTFERKTQRMHEHQLLLSSKVRNDVEVREAFVKGCLFYPPGIGVVPELPRWMSANHDRGLWVHQSELQKVTDSGDEFRILTKPHWLSVDSSGDETIAWMEPDEFLAAVEQQAIRFDRPIFAARRFVSQDASTNHVERFFVVPNEWSGE; encoded by the coding sequence GTGGTGAACAGTCCTTCCCTGATTTCGCCGGCAGCGGAATGTCCAACGCTTGCAGTTGCCCGAATTGATCGGCCGCATCTTCGGTCGTTCATGGAGAAGTGCACGTCGACCAAGGTCGGGCCATACTTTGAACGATTGATTTTCTACTGGCTCAAGCACATTCGCGGTTTGCAGATCCTCGCTCATGGATTGCCCGTTCGCGAACAAGGAAAAACGCTTGGCGAGATTGACTTCCTGTTCATTGATGAGCGAGGCCGGCTGACTCACTGGGAAGTTGCGGTGAAGTTTTACCTGTACCTCACCGGGCAACCTTGTCGCGGAAGTCACTTTGTGGGTCCGAACTCACGTGACACGTTCGAGCGGAAGACGCAACGGATGCATGAACATCAGTTGTTGTTGAGCAGCAAGGTTCGCAATGATGTGGAGGTGCGTGAAGCGTTTGTCAAAGGTTGCTTGTTCTACCCGCCCGGGATCGGTGTTGTGCCAGAACTGCCGCGTTGGATGTCGGCTAATCACGACCGAGGCCTGTGGGTGCACCAATCCGAATTGCAAAAGGTCACGGATTCAGGTGATGAATTTCGAATCCTGACAAAGCCTCACTGGTTGTCAGTGGATTCGAGCGGTGACGAAACAATCGCATGGATGGAGCCGGATGAGTTTCTTGCCGCCGTGGAGCAGCAAGCCATTCGATTCGACCGCCCCATTTTCGCAGCTCGTCGATTCGTTTCCCAGGATGCTTCGACGAACCACGTCGAGCGTTTCTTCGTTGTTCCCAATGAGTGGTCCGGCGAATGA